ATTGGTGGGGATATGATCCTTTGCCTATTGATGCGGATCTTTTACCTGCTCTGATTCCTGGATATCGAAGACCATTTCGGCTTCTTCCCTACGGAATCAAACCAAAGTTAACAGATCGTGAAATGACCATTCTAAGGAGACTTAGTCGGCCATTGCCTTGCCATTTTGCACTAGGTATGTAATTTAGAACATTGATTGTTTTCTGATCACTATCATGATTTCTGGGTTCTTATTTTTTGGTTCGTTTTCCTTTTGCTGAAGGAAGAAacaggaatcttcaagggttggCGGCTGCTATTGTTAAGCTGTGGGAAAAGTGTGAAATTGCTAAAATTGCAGTTAAGAGGGGAGTTCAGAATACCAACAGCGAGTTAATGGCTGAAGAACTTAAGGTCTAATTTTTACAAAGATATGctattttatttattgaataGAGTTCTCAACAGTCAACAATCAACAATCAACTTTATCCCACAATTAGGATATGATCAAGGGAATTTGATTGCTTTTTTCCACCTTTGGCTCATTGTAGACTGGTTAGTGTAATCCAATCATGTTAGTATCTTACTGAATAAAATGGTTGTAGCAAGTGGATGTGGCATTCTTTTGCAGACTCAGGGTAACTAAACTCAACTGAAAATTTTAgcattttacatttttagtaaaaaaaaatcaaagctaCTTCCTTTTCCAAGTAACTGTATACCTTATATCCTTAATGCGCTAAATGGGAATGTGAGACGTAGATAGAGGGCTTAGCTTCCTTTTCCATGGGAACATCCTCTCCCCTAAGTTTAGTTCTTCCATCATTAGTAACTCAGTAAGAGCGATTATTTCCTTCCTGAATCTGTCAAAAACCCTACATTAGCTGGGCGTTTTTTTGCTATTGTTAACAAACTGCAActtttctcatgaaaaacaaaatatctaCATACAGAATGCGTTTTCACATGGACTGTGACTAGATTTGAAGTTTAAAGCCATTCATTTGTTATCTTGTCTGCAGCTACTGACTGGTGGAACTCTCTTATCACGAGATCGGGAATTCATTGTTTTTTACAGAGGGAAAGATTTTTTGCCTCCTGCTGTTTCAAATGCAATTAAAGACCGAAGGAAGCATATGCTCTATGAAGAGCACAAACTGGAAAGTGAGAATATTATTTCACCTCCTCATGGTGCTGTGGAGTCTGGAGTGAAGCATCCTGAACTTGTTTCTTCAACTGCAGTCCTGGATGTAAAAGGTCCAGCAGGAAGTAAACTTGATGATGAACAAAGAAGGCTGGACTTGGCTCGTTCAGCTATGCGAAGGATGGACGTCAGACTTTCTATGGTATGTCACCTGCAACATAGGTTATCGCGGTTGCATTTCCTAATTAAGAGTATCTTGTTAATTTGAAATAAAGCAAAGAAATAAACTTTATACTTCTAAATTTTATTGTTCAACTGTTATTTGGACTTTTggaatttctttttctatacTTCGATAGGCAgtagagaagaaagaagaggccGAAAGGGAACTGGTGGAACTGGAGAGTAAAATTGATAGTGCAGAACCTATACTTGATCGGGAAGCCGTAACAGAGGAAGAAAGATACATGTTACGAAAGCTTGGACTGAGGATGAAGGCCTTTTGTGTTTTGGGTGAGCTGTGATTCTGATTATTCAGTGTAGATATGAATGTTCTCTTTAGTTTTTCTGCCGTTTTACCATGAGTCCCATTTcctactctctttctctctctctctgttactTTTCCTTCTATGAAGGTAAAATTTGAATATCATTTTGTTGTGTGACTGTTGAGTTCCTGTGAAGGACTGTGGACTTCGTAGTTTAAGCATTTGCCATTGAAATCAATAAAACAGTGCACTACGCCCTCTCAATAGAGCAGCATACTATGTGTACTCAATTTAAAGTACTCCAACTATACCTGGTGTTATGGCATGCTGTTTTATTTCTGGTTCATTGTCTCAAAGATTATGAACCCTGGTTCATTAAAGATTGTGAACCCTGTTCGTCTTCTTCCTATTAATTTGTCAGGGGTTGTCTgttaaaacattggggttttcTAACTGGGGCATACCTCCATCTGCCTTCAGGAAGACGAGGAGTTTTTGATGGCACAATTGAAAATATGCATCTTCATTGGAAGTATAGAGAGCTTGTAAAGATAATTTCAAAAGATCGGTGCATTGAAGATGTCCAAAGAACAGCTCGAATATTAGAGGCAGAAAGTGGGGGGATATTAGTGGCTGTTGAAAGGGTGAACAAGGGATATGCTATAATTGTATATCGTGGGAAAAACTATGTTCGCCCTGATAATCTGAGACCTCGTACCCTTTTAAGTAAAAGGCAAGCAATGAAGCGGTCAATAGAAGAACAACGCTACAGTGTGAGTTCTCCTGTGTAACCCTATGAGCCTTTGCCTTCCTTCTTGCATTTAAATGTTTAGAAATTCTCATTATCTAACTTTTTGTCTTCTGCTTTGTTGATTTAGTCATTGAAGCTTCATGTCCTAAAGCTCGGGAAAAACATAGAGAAGATTAAAGATCAGATGGTGAGGGCCTCAATTCACCTCTTTGCTTTTGCTAGACAATATGAGAGCCTgccatatttttacatattggttGCATTATTGTGTGCTAATACATAAACATGCATGGATAGAGTAGATGAACGGATTGTGTTCACAACTATTCTCAGTTCAACAATGCTGTTTCTTTTATTCATATGTTATTGCAGCCTAAGTTTGAGAATGGGGTGACACCATGATTAACTACCTGAACAACCACTGTTCCCAAAGTACTCTGACCTTTtactttatttaaattttttggtgCACAAATATTTCTGACAGCATATAAttgctatttttttctttttaatatctCATGTGAAAAGGCTTCTGAAAGATATGCTGGATTGATGCATGCCTCCAAGTACGGTGAGATAAAACCATCCACAACTGAAGGTAAAAGTAATTCTTCGCTGGATAAATCTGAAGCGTCAGCAGCCATAGATAATGTGAAGGTAAGCTCCCAACTTATAGTGCTGCTGGTTATGTGGTCTTTTCATCTTCACTTCGTTGACTTTTTGCGGACAGGATAACATGTCAAGAATGATTGCTTCCGACAgtgaagatttctctgaaacagaTGGAGAGGGTGATGCATCTGGAAACGAAAGTGGAGATGGGGATTCATCTTCACCTGATGATGCTAGGGTAAGTTGCAGTTTCTGCAAAAAATGTTATGATACTTCACCTTCTGTGCATAAGAGCTCATTTGATTATATATTTGTCTGAAGTTTCCATTACAGGCCACCCTTGCATTTGATAATCAGAGGCAATTCAATTCACAAGTCAGAGAAGACCCATCAGAGTTGGTGCTTGGTGCTGCCTCCACACTTACAGACCCTGAAGATAATGATTTGGATGCTCGGAATATATTCAGAGCTGCACCTCTTTCAAACAAAGAAAGGCTTCTCTTAAGAAGACAAGCCCTCCTCATGAAGAAGCGGCCTGTTCTTGCCATTGGTAAGCCTCAACTTCTATTTGTGCCAGCAGTATTACTGTGCTGGTCTGTAGCCTTCACCTGCTGTTGAATCATTCTTCTCTACAGATTTTTATTGTTTGCATTAGTTTTCATTCAAGTTGGTCTGAAATCAGGACGAAATAACGTTATTACTGGTGTTGCCAATGCGATCCTGACACACTTCAAGAAGAAACCTCTTGCCATTGTGAATGTCAAAGGTAGAGCTAAGGGAACATCAATCCGGGAGTTAGTTTTCAAGCTTGAGGTAAGGATTTCAGAGTTGCTCTGTTTAATCTCCGTGTCATGTCaaggcttttgttttcttttggcatTATCCTTTCTTAATGATGGGGAACCCTCAAACGTCTTGTCTTTATTGAGCCTATCCTATAGTAGTAAATATTGGTTGGTACCGACTATATATTGTATGACTTACGCATTGCAATTTTGTGACCCTTTATTTCATTAACTTTGCAGCAAGCGACTGGGGCTGTATTAGTGTCTCAAGAGCCCAACAAAGTCATATTATACAGGGGTTGGGGTGCCAACGAGGAGAAGCCTGGTAGCAGAAGTATTAATTCAAAAGCTGCCAAGAATGCGGGTAATGGAGGTGCAGTTTCTCCAGAAGTTATGGCCGCCATCCGATTTGAATGTGGATTAGCAGATGCTGAAGACGCAGAAGGTACTCTTGAGTAGACTTTTGGTGGTGGTATTTGAGCAAGCTCCAACAAAATCAATGATGAGCagaagaatctctctctctctctctctcatgttgtATCTTGTAATAAGTATTATGTAATTCTTAATTCTTAATTAATAGATTATTATCATTTTCATTCGTTTACGGTGGCCAGCAGGTCGTTCACATATCTTCATAATTCACATTAATATAATGTATGACATTTATTAGAGTACGTGAAATAGCAAAAAATCGTCAAGTAGCGTCTCCAGGATAGAAGTGTTTTGAATTTAAGACGACAAATGACCAGCGCAAAAAATTTGCTTGAGACAATACATATGCTCATGGTGTTCTTGCTAGTTCGTTGATTACCATATACACACAAAACTAGTTATGTTTCCTTTTACTAAATTAAAACATTGGGTAACTTACTACACTCTGACAATCTGCAGATGCACTTTCTAGGTTTTACCTTACACCTGAAAATTGCAGCGGTATTTCATTACACACCCAGCATTTCCCTTTTCTGGTAAAGCAATCTATATCCTTTATCCTTAGAAAGAGGTTATAGTCACTTATGTGAAATGAAGCTGCCTAAACTTAAAAGAGCCTCTTCAGTTCACCTATTTCCCCTTTTGTTCTTTCAAAAACCCACGCCGGTAATATTTCGGCTGTCTTGATCAGGTGATTGATGGATtatgttttccctttttgttaCTCTTCTATCTGGAGGATGAACAGCAAGAAATCCCCAAAACTAGCTAGTTTCTTTATAAATTATATCTTACACTTTACAGCTAGGCTCTACTGACATTTTCTCCACAAAAAATTTCTTCCCTGTTGGTGATCAAGATGAATTGCAACTGAAGCATCTTGAATGGATGGCTGAGAGCAGTACTGTTATCAGAATCGGCCTTAGTAGGCTGATTAGCAATTCAAGTTAGTAGCTGGTTCAAGAGTTTCATGTCCTAGTTTCTAAATATTTCTCAAAtaatttaagaatttttttcttcttattcttatatatatatatatatatatatgtatgtgtgtgtgtgtgtatgtatatttatttatttatatttatatttatatataggtCTTGGACAACTTGAATCAGGAATAAAATTAAACACCTCAAATGATATGCTTAAGCATATCCTTAACAAAATTAATCTAGATATATTAAGGCTTTCATCATTGCTTGTTTATTATTAAAGACAAATAAGCACCTAAGAAGAAAGACCATAGGCTGATAATGAAGAGCCAAGACTGGATTACTTGGGAGGACTGTACCCACAAAAATCTCTCAGTTACCACCCCTTGATCACTTATACTACTCTAAACATCTGACTGCATCTTCcagaaatggaaaatttttgcTCTCAGGCATGATCCCGGGCAGATACTTGGGAAGTTCCCTCTCCGCCGGGTCTGTCACGAGGGAAACGAAAACCAAGATTTGCTTCATACATTGGTTCAAGCTGATTCTCTAAAAAAGTGGACTTCTACCATCGAATCTTTAGAGTGCTTTTGTTGTATTATCATCGGTTAAAAACACAGATCGTCTTGTTACCTCTActtggtctttttttttatgagaaaaaagtATATGGAGCACCGCGGCCTTTAGATCTTGCACAGCAACCAGACTCAGTCCTGAGATTGGGAAGGGCATCTTATAGGTAAGAGATGAAACTAGCCATCTCATTTCTTAGAGGGAGGGCAAGGGCAGGTTGGCCTGGCTTTGGGCTGAGCTCTGGGGTTAGGGAATTCTCTGATGATACTAGGCCAGCCCGATCGCGTAAAAATCTGTGTTAGTTATGTGGCCAATGACGACGGTCTTCCCCACAATCTATCTTCTCCCGTTGAATGTACCATGTTTTCAGCTTGGTGGCTAGATGGAGATGATGGTAACTGCATGGTTGCTGGCACCTCATTCGCTTTCAGACGCGTCGACGGAGGAGATGGTGGTGGACTCCGTCCGCCATTGTTGCTCAAGGGGACGCTCCAAAGCGGTCGTGCTTAATCGTAGAAGGTGCCTATTAATCGGTATGTAGGCTTACATGCAAACGATAAAGACTTTTGACGACATGAACTGGTTTAGTGTAAGCATAAGTATGCTTTTATATTCAGCTCTCTTAATAACATGTGACACCAATCAAACAATCTAGGGGTTTTTTTTGCTCCAAGTACTTTAATTACATTTACTTTTCTACGTGCAATGATATTTTGATTCCTTTGCAATAAACGAGGGGACCTGCCCAGGATTGCATTCGGAAACATCTGATCACTTGGAAACCTATAAAGTTAGATTGCACAAGAGTGAACAAATTTGTGCATTTTGGTCTGAATACCTCAAAGCACCAAAAGATATGATGCTTTGTCTAATCTAACCTTAGCATGTCACTTACAACTAATTTAGTAGGAGACGCACGTTTGCTCGGCCAATTTAATTTGAAGCttaaatgtattttttcaatcataaaaAAGTGAATGGCTCTTACAATACCAAAAGTTAAATGATAAAAGATCAAGATTTTCTACAATGTCAGTTTGAACCAAAACATTTTCagtcataaaaaaatgaatggctcttacGATACCAAAAGTTAAATGATAAAAGGTCAAGATTTTATATAATATCAATTTGAACCAACCAATCCATCGTCATTTGCATCGGTTGATTGGTGTAGTTTGACCACCTACTGTAATTAGTTAATGTGGTTCTAAACTGCTCTTATGTACCCAAAGAAAAGTGATAAATAATGATAAATACACTGAAATATTCAGATGATATGCATGCAAAAATATCCCTAGGTCTATAACTTGGGCGGAAGTATCCCCACTTATATGTTTTTTGGGAAATATACAAATTCCTCAAACCATAAAAAACATTAATCACTCCATGTTTTTCATCTGTAGAACTTAGCAACCTGGCCGCATATTATCAAGAAACTAATTAGCACAAGTTGGACACGATTTTCCTGGAtcaaaaacttatatatatatatatatatatatatatatatatatatatatatatatatatatatatatatatatatatatatatatatatatatgcctatATCAAATgcttatatataaaatatagtTGACAAGCTTTATATGTTATTTCAATCTTCCAACATGAGAAGTTGGTGGTTCATAATTTCAACCTACATATTGCTATTGATTGACAATCAAATCATTATGTCGACCAAGTGCACAATCCACGCCATCAACCGACGGCATCTTTGCATTTATCCGCGCGTCCCAACTGAAACCCATGTTATGTAAACCGCGAAGTCCTACCAAGGTATCAACAAAGAGAACCAAGGCCATTTCTCCATGAAACAGGTCGATGACTTCCATTCGCACTTAATTAACAGAATACCTAATATAAACTAGCATAAACTGTTCATCATGCACTAAGTATATAATTAATATTGTATGGTGCAATTAAGAGATGcctgcatgtgcatgtgtgtctgtgtgtatatatgCGCGCGCGCGTGCGTGCCAACAACTTTTCTGCAGTGATATTTGGAGAATACTGAGTGCAAACATTACTCATATGATAAAGTGATCAGTAAGGtgaaactaaaaaattatgCTAACTACATGAAGAGAGTGTATTACTGACGCGCATCAATGGCTCTGGCTACCATATCCGCAGTACCATACATTCACTACAAGATCGTGATCATTTGTGATCTGATCGTGTTGAACACAATGATCATAAACTGGATGACTTTCAATGACAGGTCTTTCGATTTTGGAACTTCCATATCACCtgttcaagaattttttttctctctatctgCATAGCTAGTAGTGATGATATACTTTGTGCTTATGTGTTGTGTGTGAAGATGAGATCCACGTTTCCGTATACATGGAGTAATTACACTTAAGTCGCAACGTAATAATGGTGGCAACTTGAACAACATGTACTGCTGatctgtgaaaaaaaaattaataggaCATGCATGTTTGATTCCTAGAAACCTCCATAACCAGTTCAAgaaatggttttttctttttgtaaaccGGTTTCCTGATTTCTAGGCATGGCATAACTATTTCATTAAATTTCATATGGTTCGTCTTCAATAATAGCATATAAAAGATCTAGAACTAATAAAATGCCTCCATGGCGCTCACCTGTGGGTCGAAATAATTTTTTCCTGATACACTGCGTTTGAATCAGCCAATAAATTAGTACGTTCATTTGAGAAGAATAGAGATCCGTAAAAATTTGAAGCAGATGCATTAACTTCTTCATGGAAGAAAGTCGTAATCAGCCGAGATGGGAAACTGTGTCTCATCATTCTGCTTCCCTTCTCTATCATGATAACCAGAGAGCCACACAAGTACTTCTTATAATTAAATGGAGAGCTGATTAGATCGATCCGATTAAATCATTTTCTTACAACAGAAGATCAACTACAGAGAACGAGATTGCACCACCAACGAAGAAAGTCTTAGtcataacaaaacaaataaaacttgGTCACTCAGTCGACCACTTAATTATAACAAGAGTCATAGAACATATCCTAATCCCCTACCAGAAACCTCTTACACCCACAGAGTCGGTGAAGATCAACACTTTCTCAGTTCTCACCAACATATCATAATAATCACAAATAACATGAAGGAGACACCAGTAGACGCCACAGACACTATCAAACCACGAATCAACAAATACACTTAGAAAGTTTCACCTTCTCATCTACATCGAGAAGAGTACATGGAAGCAGCTGCATAGATCGGACCAAGTCTGCTTGATTCCCCAGAAAGAagtagaaaaggaagaaaacccaCTTCACATCAGTGGGGGAAGAGGGTCATCACCTCAACGATGTTCAAGATGGCTGTGAATCTTGAGGtggggagagaaggagagggagaggatcatgaagagaaggaaggagagaagagagagaggggataATGATGGGATCTTGGTGGTATCAGGAAGGAAGCGAAGGGAAGCCATGATGAGGACGATGATCGTGTCTTGCATCGAAAGCAGAGAAAAAATTCTCAAGGTGCTGCGTCTCTTCCGGGAGGCCATCGAGGGCCTTTCACATGGGATAGGGGGAAACTGTGATGATGAAAACCATGGTGCATCCTTTTCCCTAAAAAGGAGCAGCAGGACAGGacttgagaatttttttttttcaacttgctTTCTTTGAAAACTTAATTAATTTGGCAATTAATCTTTTGatcatgttattcatttttcaGGTTAGTATGAAAATGGAGTGAACaactagagatgtcaatggattggacgCAGCCCGAGATCCGATTCAAATTGGGTAGCTATTATTCACGTTTGTCAATGAAAATAGGATCTGACCATAAAACAATTGGGTTTACTCAACTTTCTTGATATATTTAGTCTTCTTGGAAGCTTACATGAGATATTAATTGTAATGAATATTCAAAATTAGTTCCTTAGAAAATATCGATATTCGGATTTCAGTACACTACTTATGCTTTTGCCTAGTTGGGAATTGGAAATCCGTCTGGGAATCAAACAagataataatatattatattatttacaTACAATCTTCGTGGCGATCATTAATTATTAGATCTAAGTTTCTAACTAGAACCTGAACCATCCACATATCCTTGACTATTGGAACAACAAAGTACTGAATAACGAAGAAGGCTCAGCAATTGGGGTAGAGTCCAGAGTTCAATCTATGATCACATGCATGAACGAGGAGGAATAATTGAACGTACGTCGCGCCCGAGTGTAATGTGATCGGTACTTTGGCTTGCTTaacattttactttttgttaATTTACCCAGTCCGATCGAACGGTTCGATATCTGATGGGTCCGGTACTTGGTTCTTATTTATTGGAGATTACTGTGCACCAGTACTCTGCAATTTTTGCTTTCATTGTTTTTTGGTCATCGGACGACGACTTTTAACTAGATATGGACACAGAAAAAATGGAAGGTTATAAGCTAGCTCTCAAAAATGACCCACTGTGTGGTATGTAGGATCCTATGTTTTATAAATCAGCTTTCTCcaaatttttctggttttttataAACAATTTTAGGGTGAGTGAGAGGAAATCCCTCTACCCAAGTGAAGGTTGAAGCCTCcttccttctattttttatgttgatagGATTTAGGGCTGTTTTTGGTGCCTCGGAATGCACGCTCGGCTTACATATAACTATCGGCTCCttttgaaacacaaaaaattgaagAGCTTGAAAAAGGAATTGACCGACCATTGCACCAACTTCTGAATGgctttatataaaaaaatgttaaaaaagaatttcaaaCAAACACGCTTAAAGAATTAAAAGCAATAAAAGCCGTGCCTAACTTTTCGATATTATCAGAAACACGTGTACACCTAAATTTTGCACCATCaatagaaaatgacattttgtcAACTAACCCTAGGCTATTACCAACATAAACTGCGCATAATgcaaaaaagattaaaatacCCTAAATTGAAAAGCAAATTTGAACTTCATTAGTTCGTCTAACTATATtcaatagaagaaaatgaaaaataattttgtacTCGAAAAAGCTAGCTAAACTCAATAATTGGAATTATAAGACAAGTTTAAATTTGATACAGAGAACTgttaaaaatgattgaaaccaaaGATATGCTTCATTTACATTCATATTTTACTACCCACAGTCAATGTCATGGATGGCCGATAGTTTGGCAATTGTCTCTTTGCTGTCAGGTTATAATCTGACAGTCTATGTTCCAGTCCCCACCACGTCTCAGTTCACTAGTtcaggcttttttttttattattaattgaAATACCACTTCGATTCGTATGATCTACTCAAATTAGTTTGtatacaacacacacacatagcaGAATAAAAGAGTCAAATGTTATATATTGGTCGTTCGATtgttataaattaaaaatttgttgctaaaaaataATCGTTAAATTAACGTTAACCATAGTTTATAATCAGTGACCGTTTATAGTGGCTGTGGCACGATGTATAGTCGTTTTAGtgatgaattttaaaattttaattatccGGCAACTATTCAATACACAGCAGCAttgaactttaaaattttaatcatcCGGCAACTATTCAATACACAGCAGCATTGAACTTTTCTGCTGTAAAATCGACTGCTCAGGTCTAGTGATAATGGAGTATCCCATTCTCTTCCAGAACCACAGGCTAGACACATAATTGAGTTCCAAACCGGACCCATGTGGTTCTCTCTTCCTAGAAATTGATGGTTGATCATGATTATGTCTTCCGCTAAAGTACTATGtcagttttgaaaatttaaggttgtgtttgtttcaccgtaGATTTCAGACCTGTAGTGATTTGAAATGCAAATCTAGGTTTAAGATTCGACTGCTTTCCTGCCTTCCATCCcactttaaattcatggttttttaaCGTATTTAAAATCCATGAGATCTCTCAAAACATACCTTTTTATACAGCCTTCGATCTTAGATAGAGACCATCAAACACAATCTAATTGTTgttgattttcgtctttttgaTTGTTGGGAAAAAATACGTTGTTTAAGAAGGTTACAGTCATTGGAGTAAACAAAAGCACAGTGGCATTTCATCTGTATGTAGCTTGGGACGACGAAAACTGAGAAGGGCACTGACAGCGGCGCTCCCTCTAATTTCATtataatatcatttttcatgGGCTGTGGCGCACACCAACCCCATGTATATCCATCACTGGACATGGAGATGGGGTGCCAACAGTAGTTAATTATCTAATTAACCGGATATTTCGTCATAATCTTGCTAGAATCCATTGTAACACATAaaactaagaaagaaaaaaagaaggatggtAGGTTTGTGTTCATTTCAATGTTATTGATATTATCGATATCAGAAAATGGGacatggattggttatacagAACTTACTGCATGGAAAGTTGGCCTTATCCGCGTGTTGTATCGAGGTGAATCGACCTACTTTCTAGATCGTATTGATAACTTTGATCCATTCAAGGGACCAGGTAGCCCCCGTGttttttgtattaatatttCAAGTAAAGGAAAAGTACCACTAACAGTTTCGGATCAAGCATATATTTACTAATTTCATGTCATGATAAAGAGAAAGGGCACTTCATGCTCCATTAATTCCTCTACCATGACGAAGACATACTGGCTAGCACATAAATTGTGAACCACTGAATATGGGCCTCTTGCCCTAATATAAAAGTCAAGCCCTCAAAGAAAAAGGTTCATCCACTCCCTCGTTCTTACTGATCATTTTCAACAATGGGTGGAAGAGAAACTGTGAAAAATCCAAGGCCTTAGCCCCCTCCTAAATGGGCTACATCTACATCTAGCCTAAGAAAAAGTTCAGTGCAGGGAAAAAGTCAATGACTACCTCATTCAAGTGGTagagtgcatatatatatatatatatatatatataaagtgtgtGTGTATTCTAAAACTAGCTTATAAGGATAATTACCAAGCATTTTTAGGGTTAGGTTTTCCAGCATGACTAGTCACATTATTAAATCTGTTTTAGCTGAGCTACCAGAGAACGTTCATGATGGAATACTTCATTGTTAAGAgagtgacatatatatatatatatatatatatatgagagagagagaaaagtgtGAAGCATTTATAGGGTTAGGGTATCCACCATGAGTCACATCATCAAATCGGTTTCAGTGGGATTAGTAAAGAATGTTCATGAGGGAAGACTCCATTGCAAGACGTGTGGGGTCGTCAGTACTCATGGGGAAAGTTAAGGATAAAATGGCTGCCCTGTTGAAGGCAACATTGTGAGTCTTGATCTTTCTTTCAAATCTGCTGATATGCATATCCTGTTGGGctacttttgtttttatttaaaaaataataataaataactTAAAATGTTTAACCAGAAAATGTTTAATATTGCAAGACTCGTATCGGGCAGAACCGCTTCAGTTTGCAGCCGGTTTGTTATAGCAGTTGATACGGCCAATATGAGAACGATATAAATTTGCAACCGTACACACTATTGTCATGCATCGTCAGAGAGGGAGCTTGGGTGAAAAGTGGGAGGACTCATCTAAAGACACTTTGTGAACGTAGTGTGAATCTGGTTT
Above is a window of Nymphaea colorata isolate Beijing-Zhang1983 chromosome 8, ASM883128v2, whole genome shotgun sequence DNA encoding:
- the LOC116259219 gene encoding CRM-domain containing factor CFM2, chloroplastic isoform X1, with the translated sequence MAQGAAMHRHHAHTIMASPPFPSFSPKTLPQALNSTPHQKLPSSTATHRLNVSTKAELASKSAIQRITEKLRNLGFIDPAAELPGSHDDDGAGPGPGSPGEIFIPSPKSLPVPRIGRSLDSSWTTPDHPVPEPGSGRAFDPVRSARGKRERKPPAPLLAEIMIPEAELRRLRTAGIRLDKRLKVGKAGITEGIVNGIHERWRRSEVVKIKCEDLCRVDMKRTQEILERKTGGLVIWKSGSTIILYRGSNYVYPYFVHDKVPTGELIQDEVTTKPDMSFAREAINKDNSLPEAGGKDVESTPPFRLAGSSLVLGVGSPDKVRFQLPGELEVVEASDRLLDGLGPRFNDWWGYDPLPIDADLLPALIPGYRRPFRLLPYGIKPKLTDREMTILRRLSRPLPCHFALGRNRNLQGLAAAIVKLWEKCEIAKIAVKRGVQNTNSELMAEELKLLTGGTLLSRDREFIVFYRGKDFLPPAVSNAIKDRRKHMLYEEHKLESENIISPPHGAVESGVKHPELVSSTAVLDVKGPAGSKLDDEQRRLDLARSAMRRMDVRLSMAVEKKEEAERELVELESKIDSAEPILDREAVTEEERYMLRKLGLRMKAFCVLGRRGVFDGTIENMHLHWKYRELVKIISKDRCIEDVQRTARILEAESGGILVAVERVNKGYAIIVYRGKNYVRPDNLRPRTLLSKRQAMKRSIEEQRYSSLKLHVLKLGKNIEKIKDQMASERYAGLMHASKYGEIKPSTTEGKSNSSLDKSEASAAIDNVKDNMSRMIASDSEDFSETDGEGDASGNESGDGDSSSPDDARFPLQATLAFDNQRQFNSQVREDPSELVLGAASTLTDPEDNDLDARNIFRAAPLSNKERLLLRRQALLMKKRPVLAIGRNNVITGVANAILTHFKKKPLAIVNVKGRAKGTSIRELVFKLEQATGAVLVSQEPNKVILYRGWGANEEKPGSRSINSKAAKNAGNGGAVSPEVMAAIRFECGLADAEDAEGTLE